The Pirellulales bacterium genome contains the following window.
AGTCGCTCGGCCAGCGACATGCGGATTCGCAGCCACACAGCCCGTGCGACGGCTCGCCACCGCTCGGCCGTGAGCGGGCCGTCAGCCGCCAGGGCTTCGCCGATCGTCGGTGCGGCTGTCGCCGCTTCGTCGGTATGCGCACGATCGATGCGCCAGGCCGTGCCCTGAATGCGGTGAATCTTGAGCGCGCGATCCAAGCGCTGCCACAGGTCCCGGTTCTTCACCGGCACCATTTCGCCGAAGTGTTCCCACTTCCAGCCGTTACGCCCCCATTCGGGCAAGCCGTAATTAATGCCGCGCTTCACGTACCGGCTGGGAGTCACCAGCGTAACGCGCGACGGCTGGTCGAGCGCTTCGAGTCCGCGCACGACGGCAAGCAGTTCCAGCCGCTCGCCGTGAGCATCGGGCTCGGCGTCGGCGGCCCTTAACGTGGCCGATCCATCAGCCGCTTTCAGGACGAAACTCCATTCGTCCCGTTGATTCCCCCTGTTCGCCTGAGAGAACAGGAAGAAATGCGGCGTCGGAATGTTCATAAAGAGGCATTCACCGTTTGCGAGTGTCCAGGGGGCAGGCGATCGGACCGGCGGACCGAAAGCAGGCATGGCAACCGGCTCAGCCATCGCCCGTCTGGGTGACAGAAGGGATCGACGGCCTGTGGCCTGGGCCTTGATTGTTTTGCCTTATCGACAATTCTGCCGCATGTTCCGCAGCTTTACTTGCCGACTTCGCAAGTTTCTCTCGCAGTACGGACGTCACTCGCCGGGGAAACAAGCTCCATCGACCGATCACGGCAAGACG
Protein-coding sequences here:
- a CDS encoding RNase H family protein, coding for MNIPTPHFFLFSQANRGNQRDEWSFVLKAADGSATLRAADAEPDAHGERLELLAVVRGLEALDQPSRVTLVTPSRYVKRGINYGLPEWGRNGWKWEHFGEMVPVKNRDLWQRLDRALKIHRIQGTAWRIDRAHTDEAATAAPTIGEALAADGPLTAERWRAVARAVWLRIRMSLAERLERWWLSAAQLGTSLLPCPWIK